One Miscanthus floridulus cultivar M001 chromosome 11, ASM1932011v1, whole genome shotgun sequence DNA window includes the following coding sequences:
- the LOC136491384 gene encoding putative glucose-6-phosphate 1-epimerase, giving the protein MATASSSTPPTPHLPSMERTKGPTGLEKLVLRESRGWSAEVHLYGGQVTSWKNDHGEELLFVSSKAIFKPPKAIRGGIPICFPQYGTHGNLEKHGFARNRFWAIDDNPPPFPVNTAIKAFADLILKPSEEDTKIWPHSFEFRLRVALAPGGDLILTSRIRNTNIDGRPFSFTFAYHTCFSVSDISEVRVEGLETLDYLDNLNAKGRFTEQGDAIVFETEIDKIYLDVPSKVAIIDHEKKRTYVLRKDGLPDTVLWNPWDKRSKIMQDLGDEEYKHMLCVEPATVEKPITLKPGEEWKGKMELTAVPSSYCSGQLDPEKVLQG; this is encoded by the exons ATGGCCACCGCGTCGTCCTCGACTCCGCCAACGCCGCACCTGCCGTCCATGGAGCGCACGAAAGGCCCTACCGGACTCGAGAAGCTTGTCCTTCGCGAGTCACGCGGTTGGTCCGCGGAG GTCCATCTATATGGAGGTCAAGTAACCTCTTGGAAGAATGACCATGGAGAGGAGTTGCTTTTTGTGAGCAGCAAG GCCATTTTCAAGCCTCCAAAAGCAATCCGTGGTGGAATACCCATTTGTTTTCCCCAA TATGGAACACATGGAAATCTTGAGAAACATGGATTTGCAAGGAACCGTTTCTGGGCTATTGATGACAATCCTCCGCCTTTCCCAGTAAACACTGCTATAAAAGCTTTTGCTGATCTCATTCTGAAGCCTTCCGAAGAAGATACTAAGATTTGGCCTCACAG CTTTGAATTTCGATTAAGAGTTGCTCTTGCGCCTGGAGGAGATTTGATTCTCACTTCTCGAATCAGAAATACAAATATTGATGGAAGACCTTTCTCATTTACTTTTGCATACCATACATGCTTCTCGGTATCTGACATAAG TGAAGTACGTGTTGAAGGGCTAGAGACCTTGGACTACCTTGACAACCTTAATGCAAAAGGGCGATTCACAGAGCAAGGAGATGCAATTGTGTTTGAAACAGAG ATTGACAAAATTTATTTAGACGTGCCATCAAAAGTTGCAATAATTGATCATgagaagaaaagaacatatgtcTTAAGGAAAGATGGGCTTCCGGATACTG TTTTATGGAACCCATGGGATAAGAGgtcaaaaatcatgcaagatttgGGGGATGAAGAATACAAACACATGTTGTGCGTGGAACCTGCAACTGTTGAGAAACCCATTACCTTGAAACCTGGTGAAGAGTGGAAAGGAAAGATGGAGCTCACAGCTGTTCCTTCCAGTTACTGTAGTGGACAGTTAGATCCAGAGAAGGTTCTTCAGGGTTGA
- the LOC136493609 gene encoding probable E3 ubiquitin-protein ligase RHG1A, producing the protein MDEHMGRRTVGGLLFTKGGSILLFREDASRPKAKNCCSRHGCSGQHSTDKAKGKEVHRAAAPNESTPATPRRSQIFRKPNRKPPQESSASGSISRDAGGSCSETGSRSRDTPGPGRDLLARLKERVNTSRKRSLNRENSPQSPNGFSAGSPSNSRSVSRPSHRAASRIRKADEGAANAGADGVQRNGAGDARRSSERTDDDLLLVEQVTRNHVPSEGFLSGFMARYRSGLQGDLSSLDDSMEDSNGYLRFDVGAIEELENYFIFNDRHRGMRMDIDGMSYEELLVLGERIGTVNTGLSDCALSTCLNRSLYMPTASGSQEDCERKCSICQEEYLAGEEVGKMACKHYYHLSCIQHWLRQKSWCPICKSVALKIN; encoded by the exons ATGGATGAGCACATGGGAAGAAGAACAGTCGGCGGCCTCCTCTTCACCAAGGGAGGATCGATTCTTCTCTTCAGAGAAGACGCTTCGCGCCCCAAGGCCAAGAATTGCTGCTCGCGCCATGGCTGCAGTGGTCAGCATTCTACTGACAAGGCCAAAGGCAAGGAGGTGCACAGGGCGGCGGCGCCCAATGAATCAACACCGGCCACCCCTCGGAGATCACAGATTTTCCGGAAGCCCAACAGAAAGCCTCCACAAGAAAGCAGTGCTTCAGGCAGCATCAGCAGGGATGCAGGAGGCTCTTGTAGCGAAACCGGCAGCAGGTCAAGAGACACTCCCGGTCCCGGGCGTGATCTACTGGCTCGGCTTAAGGAGAGGGTCAACACATCAAGGAAACGATCGCTGAACAGGGAGAACAGCCCACAGTCTCCGAATGGATTCAGTGCTGGTTCCCCGAGCAATAGTCGATCGGTCTCAAGGCCGTCGCATCGGGCAGCTTCTAGGATAAGAAAAGCCGATGAAGGTGCAGCAAATGCAGGAGCTGACGGTGTGCAAAGAAATGGTGCTGGAGATGCTAGGAGGAGTTCAGAGAGGACTGACGATGACTTGCTGCTAGTTGAGCAGGTAACAAGAAACCATGTGCCTTCTGAAGGGTTTCTTTCTGGATTCATGGCGAGATACAGAAGCGGTCTTCAGGGAGACCTTTCGTCCCTGGACGACAGCATGGAGGACTCAAATGGATACTTGCGCTTTGATGTGGGTGCAATTGAAGAG CTTGAGAACTACTTCATATTCAATGATCGGCATAGAGGCATGAGGATGGATATCGACGGCATGTCCTACGAA GAATTGCTTGTTTTGGGAGAGCGAATTGGTACTGTAAACACAGGTCTTTCAGACTGTGCATTGTCCACGTGCCTGAACAGGAGCCTCTACATGCCCACAGCTTCAGGTTCTCAAGAAGATTGTGAAAGAAAATGCAGCATATGCCAG GAGGAGTATTTAGCCGGCGAGGAGGTGGGCAAGATGGCATGTAAACACTACTACCACCTTTCCTGCATACAGCACTGGCTTCGGCAGAAGAGCTGGTGCCCTATCTGCAAATCTGTTGCCCTGAAAATCAACTAG